From Fusarium oxysporum f. sp. lycopersici 4287 chromosome 13, whole genome shotgun sequence, one genomic window encodes:
- a CDS encoding hypothetical protein (At least one base has a quality score < 10) encodes MPPPNCLLHVEDTFGPVVKGCGSNFDFTLLFEETILCILPLCVAICLAVFRITRLWKKPVIFKGCFILPLKLIAWTLVLGSQTSTVALFSIRDETRTRASIAAGSIGILGSAILACLSFLEHQRAVRTSSILVLYLLSTIPMDAARTRTLWRMLDGRDPAIAVMVLASTKVCALVTEVLWKCSLVNRHELCDAPEESNGIIERALMLRMMPIFWAGYRTPLQTEHLSKLDTKLQNAQLRPTEKGPKRNQAPIKLAKEIFFSHIIEFLAPIFPRLCYLALTFAQPFLVRRAIDYISKPKTDGSKERGDGLIAAYALVYYGIAFVSSLYEQSAVRATTVVRADLSMRIYQQSLLLDRVVDTGDSSTTMMTADVERVQLGVRKIHDAWASFVSVAIGLWLIEAQLGLAALVTLGLIGGSLLLGGYWSGRASRFQKNWMAAIEKRLHKTVQVLKGIKSIKQMGAAPAIKAMLEYERQSEIKLSKRFRLQLIALVTLSFTSLTMLPALGLSVHNAVADKSSGRILTAQTAFQVMTLFNIVSSSIQDCTSHVMAIMVGLGSLQRIESFLNQHTWTDPRKSIRDASISTDESSVGGTSEKKVLTDVAVKIQNVSAKWTEDGEAVIKDATFDVPAHGLTVIAGPTGSGKSTLLRVVLGDLAPSSGTVSVDDSQVAFCDQTPWIANIIIKENIVGALPFYEERYRMALHACALDQDIEDLTDGDKHLCGLNGQSVSGGQKVRIALARAIYSKATLVLLDDCLVGLDTNTERHILGEIFAPRGLLSSAPTTTILATSSPRYLPFANYIILIDADGRVVRQGTYAEIAPHIEQLEHDVLQVSDRAFTAREPRAQDSDELPNTAITNDIAFKKGANGDWAVYKWYFGVIGWMDFIVFLFLCLLFVIGVIFPQIWLGLWTEKSLQDQIDTLPSFYGVFFGVGSMAWVALFSACVWLFLRIAVRTAALFHHLILATTLNARMDFFSQTDSGVTLNRFSQDLQITDMELPLAFVGATMNLLMLIAQCIVVTIQSHYAGFAILAIAIVIGFFHEFYLRTSRRLRVMDIEARSPVLSLLLESLDGLATVRAYGWAAWYLRRGIEVLERSQVPFHFLQSAQVTLNLSVDLFVATLALVVISIAVVQMNTSGGSLGLALFNIVGLGQSVKGVVFFWTSLEITLGAVARIRDFTQDTHSEHESDTKPPAEWPSRGEIHFSDVTLTHSTSLPPTISNLTLDIKPGSKMAICGRTGSGKSTLVNSLLGLVQVSSGLISIDDVDISTLAKDEVRSRFVVLPQESLILSVSIREYAKLFGISDEQEIIQGLKKTGLWQTIEQGGGLDMIASSDTFSHGERQLFAMTLACLKKGKIVLMDEPTSHVDNDIQTQLRQTVFDTFPDSTVLCVTHQVATIVEFDIVLVLDDGKIVEQGDPKELLRQPNSRFAQLYSAGEL; translated from the exons ATGCCGCCTCCCAATTGTCTCCTCCATGTCGAGGACACCTTTGGACCCGTCGTCAAGGGATGCGGGTCCAATTTTGACTTCACTTTGTTGTTTGAAGAGACGATTCTTTgtattcttcctctttgTGTCGCTATTTGTCTTGCTGTCTTTCGAATTACGCGACTTTGGAAAAAACCGGTGATATTCAAGGGTTGTTTCATATTGCCGCTGAAGTTG ATCGCATGGACACTGGTCCTAGGATCGCAAACGAGTACAGTCGCGCTTTTCTCGATCCGCGATGAAACACGAACCAGAGCCAGTATCGCCGCGGGAAGTATTGGTATACTCGGCTCCGCGATACTAGCATGTCTGTCTTTCCTGGAGCATCAGCGCGCGGTGCGCACCTCGTCCATCTTGGTCCTCTACCTCCTGTCGACTATCCCCATGGATGCCGCTCGCACTCGAACCCTTTGGCGAATGCTAGATGGACGAGACCCGGCCATTGCTGTTATGGTGCTGGCAAGTACCAAGGTTTGCGCCCTGGTCACTGAGGTGCTGTGGAAATGTTCGTTGGTAAACAGACATGAACTATGCGACGCACCAGAGGAGAGCAATGGTATCATTGAACGAGCGCTTATGCTGCGAATGATGCCGATCTTCTGGGCTGGGTACCGCACGCCGCTACAAACTGAACATCTTTCCAAGCTTGACACCAAATTGCAGAATGCCCAATTGAGGCCGACCGAAAAAG GACCAAAGAGGAACCAAGCGCCGATCAAGCTTGCAAaagagatcttcttctctcacaTTATCGAGTTTCTGGCACCCATATTCCCCCGACTCTGCTACCTCGCCTTGACCTTTGCCCAACCATTCCTCGTCCGTCGAGCGATCGACTACATTTCGAAACCAAAGACCGACGGCTCAAAGGAGAGAGGTGATGGACTCATTGCAGCATATGCTCTTGTCTACTATGGTATTGCG TTCGTCTCTTCACTGTACGAGCAAAGCGCTGTTCGAGCCACTACCGTTGTCCGCGCCGACTTGTCTATGCGAATCTACCAGCAATCACTCCTTCTGGATCGCGTCGTGGACACAGGAGATTCAAGtacgacgatgatgactgCTGATGTCGAGCGTGTACAGCTCGGAGTCCGCAAGATACACGATGCTTGGGCGAGCTTTGTATCTGTTGCAATTGGACTCTGGTTAATTGAAGCACAGCTAGGCCTTGCAGCCTTAGTCACTTTGGGGCTAATCGGAG GCTCCTTGCTGCTTGGCGGGTATTGGTCAGGACGCGCTAGCAGATTCCAGAAGAACTGGATGGCGGCCATTGAGAAGCGTCTTCACAAGACAGTCCAAGTTTTAAAGGGTATCAAGAGTATCAAGCAGATGGGCGCGGCGCCAGCGATAAAGGCCATGCTTGAATATGAGAGACAATCGGAGATCAAGCTATCAAAGAGATTCAGACTGCAGCTCATTGCACTGGTGACCTTGT CCTTCACCTCTCTTACCATGCTCCCTGCCCTGGGTCTCAGTGTACACAACGCCGTAGCGGACAAGTCATCAGGACGAATCCTGACCGCTCAAACAGCCTTCCAGGTCATGactctcttcaacatcgtcagcTCAAGCATACAAGACTGCACATCCCACGTAATGGCCATTATGGTAGGCCTCGGCTCACTGCAACGTATTGAGAGCTTCCTCAACCAGCATACCTGGACAGATCCTCGAAAATCGATCAGAGATGCTAGCATCAGTACAGATGAGAGCTCTGTTGGTGGTACaagcgagaagaaggtcCTCACTGACGTGGCTGTCAAGATACAGAACGTCAGCGCGAAGTGGACTGAAGACGGTGAAGCGGTTATTAAGGACGCTACATTTGATGTGCCAGCTCATGGATTGACTGTAATTGCTGGACCGACAGGTAGTGGAAAGTCGACACTGCTGCGTGTCGTACTTGGTGATCTTGCGCCGTCCTCTGGAACCGTGTCGGTTGACGACTCACAAGTTGCTTTCTGTGACCAGACTCCGTGGATCGCTAACATCATTATCAAAGAGAACATCGTCGGCGCTTTGCCTTTCTATGAAGAGCGATATCGAATGGCGCTTCATGCATGCGCGCTTGATCAGGATATCGAGGATCTTACGGATGGGGATAAGCATTTGTGTGGATTGAATGGACAGTCTGTCAGTGGAGGACAGAAAGTTCGCATT GCTCTAGCGCGTGCCATCTACTCCAAGGCTacccttgttcttcttgacgatTGTCTGGTAGGTCTTGACACTAACACTGAGCGCCACATCCTCGGTGAGATCTTCGCACCCCGAGGTCTTCTCAGCAGTGCTCCCACCACGACTATCCTCGCCACAAGTTCAC CGAGATACCTTCCATTCGCCAACTACATAATCCTCATTGACGCCGACGGTCGTGTTGTTCGGCAAGGCACATACGCTGAGATCGCACCACATATTGAACAGCTCGAACATGACGTGCTACAAGTATCAGATCGTGCCTTTACTGCACGAGAACCTAGAGCCCAAGACTCTGACGAACTACCCAACACTGCAATCACAAATGACATCGCCTTCAAGAAAGGCGCCAATGGTGATTGGGCTGTGTATAAGTGGTACTTTGGAGTCATCGGCTGGATGGATTTTATCGTCTTTCTGTTTCTCTGCTTGCTATTCGTGATAGGCGTCATATTTCCAC AAATCTGGCTTGGACTCTGGACGGAGAAGAGTCTCCAGGACCAAATCGATACACTCCCGTCATTCTATGGCGTTTTCTTTGGAGTTGGCTCGATGGCCTGGGTAGCTCTCTTTTCAGCATGTGTCTGGCTCTTCCTACGCATCGCAGTTCGGACTGCGGCTTTGTTTCACCATCTTATTCTTGCTACAACACTAAA TGCCAGAATGGATTTCTTCTCGCAGACGGACAGTGGAGTCACGTTAAACAG ATTTAGCCAGGACCTGCAGATCACCGACATGGAGCTACCACTAGCTTTCGTTGGCGCCACGATGAACTTGCTGATGCTTATCGCGCAGTGCATCGTTGTCACCATCCAATCTCACTACGCTGGCTTTGCAATTTTGGCAATTGCTATTGTAATTGGATTCTTTCATGAGTTTTATCTTCGAACATCTCGAAGACTTCGTGTCATGGATATCGAGGCAAGGTCACCTGTCTTGtcccttcttctcgagtCTCTTGATGGACTCGCTACTGTACGTGCATATGGTTGGGCAGCATGGTACTTACGAAGAGGaatcgaggttcttgagcgaTCACAAGTGCCTTTCCACTTCTTACAGTCTGCACAAGTTACACTCAACCTCTCAGTAGACCTGTTCGTGGCGACTCTGGCTCTTGTGGTCATATCCATCGCTGTTGTCCAGATGAACACCAGTGGCGGTAGTCTTGGCCTCGCGCTGTTTAACATCGTGGGTCTTGGGCAATCAGTCAAGGGTGTTGTATTCTTCTGGACTTCACTTGAGATCACACTTGGTGCAGTAGCTCGTATCAGGGACTTTACTCAAGACACGCACTCGGAACATGAGTCGGATACGAAGCCTCCGGCGGAGTGGCCGTCGAGGGGAGAGATTCACTTCAGCGATGTTACGCTCACTCATTC AACCTCGTTGCCACCAACTATCTCAAATCTTACACTGGATATCAAGCCAGGTTCCAAGATGGCTATTTGCGGCCGGACGGGAAG CGGAAAGAGCACACTGGTCAATTCATTGCTTGGCCTGGTACAGGTGTCTTCAGGTCTCATCAGTATTGACGATGTTGACATCTCAACCCTGGCCAAGGATGAAGTGCGGTCTCGCTTCGTTGTTCTTCCGCAAGAGTCACTCATTCTCTCGGTGAGTATACGAGAGTATGCAAAGCTCTTCGGCATTTCAGACGAGCAAGAGATCATCCAAGGCCTAAAGAAGACTGGCCTCTGGCAGACCATTGAGCAAGGAGGCGGTCTAGATATGATCGCTTCAAGCGACACCTTCTCCCACGGAGAGCGCCAGCTGTTCGCCATGACATTAGCTTGCCtcaagaagggaaagatTGTCTTGATGGATGAACCAACCAGCCA CGTCGACAATGATATCCAGACTCAACTGCGCCAGACAGTATTTGACACGTTCCCTGATAGCACTGTCCTTTGCGTCACGCATCAGGTTGCAACGATAGTTGAATTTGATATAGTTCTAGTACTAGATGATGGCAAGATTGTTGAGCAAGGTGACCCCAAGGAACTACTGCGTCAGCCAAACTCTCGCTTCGCACAGCTGTACTCAGCTGGTGAGCTTTGA
- a CDS encoding hypothetical protein (At least one base has a quality score < 10): MPPPNCLLHVEDTFGPVVKGCGSNFDFTLLFEETILCILPLCVAICLAVFRITRLWKKPVIFKGCFILPLKLIAWTLVLGSQTSTVALFSIRDETRTRASIAAGSIGILGSAILACLSFLEHQRAVRTSSILVLYLLSTIPMDAARTRTLWRMLDGRDPAIAVMVLASTKVCALVTEVLWKCSLVNRHELCDAPEESNGIIERALMLRMMPIFWAGYRTPLQTEHLSKLDTKLQNAQLRPTEKGPKRNQAPIKLAKEIFFSHIIEFLAPIFPRLCYLALTFAQPFLVRRAIDYISKPKTDGSKERGDGLIAAYALVYYGIAFVSSLYEQSAVRATTVVRADLSMRIYQQSLLLDRVVDTGDSSTTMMTADVERVQLGVRKIHDAWASFVSVAIGLWLIEAQLGLAALVTLGLIGGSLLLGGYWSGRASRFQKNWMAAIEKRLHKTVQVLKGIKSIKQMGAAPAIKAMLEYERQSEIKLSKRFRLQLIALVTLSFTSLTMLPALGLSVHNAVADKSSGRILTAQTAFQVMTLFNIVSSSIQDCTSHVMAIMVGLGSLQRIESFLNQHTWTDPRKSIRDASISTDESSVGGTSEKKVLTDVAVKIQNVSAKWTEDGEAVIKDATFDVPAHGLTVIAGPTGSGKSTLLRVVLGDLAPSSGTVSVDDSQVAFCDQTPWIANIIIKENIVGALPFYEERYRMALHACALDQDIEDLTDGDKHLCGLNGQSVSGGQKVRIALARAIYSKATLVLLDDCLVGLDTNTERHILGEIFAPRGLLSSAPTTTILATSSPRYLPFANYIILIDADGRVVRQGTYAEIAPHIEQLEHDVLQVSDRAFTAREPRAQDSDELPNTAITNDIAFKKGANGDWAVYKWYFGVIGWMDFIVFLFLCLLFVIGVIFPQIWLGLWTEKSLQDQIDTLPSFYGVFFGVGSMAWVALFSACVWLFLRIAVRTAALFHHLILATTLKMDFFSQTDSGVTLNRFSQDLQITDMELPLAFVGATMNLLMLIAQCIVVTIQSHYAGFAILAIAIVIGFFHEFYLRTSRRLRVMDIEARSPVLSLLLESLDGLATVRAYGWAAWYLRRGIEVLERSQVPFHFLQSAQVTLNLSVDLFVATLALVVISIAVVQMNTSGGSLGLALFNIVGLGQSVKGVVFFWTSLEITLGAVARIRDFTQDTHSEHESDTKPPAEWPSRGEIHFSDVTLTHSTSLPPTISNLTLDIKPGSKMAICGRTGSGKSTLVNSLLGLVQVSSGLISIDDVDISTLAKDEVRSRFVVLPQESLILSVSIREYAKLFGISDEQEIIQGLKKTGLWQTIEQGGGLDMIASSDTFSHGERQLFAMTLACLKKGKIVLMDEPTSHVDNDIQTQLRQTVFDTFPDSTVLCVTHQVATIVEFDIVLVLDDGKIVEQGDPKELLRQPNSRFAQLYSAGEL, translated from the exons ATGCCGCCTCCCAATTGTCTCCTCCATGTCGAGGACACCTTTGGACCCGTCGTCAAGGGATGCGGGTCCAATTTTGACTTCACTTTGTTGTTTGAAGAGACGATTCTTTgtattcttcctctttgTGTCGCTATTTGTCTTGCTGTCTTTCGAATTACGCGACTTTGGAAAAAACCGGTGATATTCAAGGGTTGTTTCATATTGCCGCTGAAGTTG ATCGCATGGACACTGGTCCTAGGATCGCAAACGAGTACAGTCGCGCTTTTCTCGATCCGCGATGAAACACGAACCAGAGCCAGTATCGCCGCGGGAAGTATTGGTATACTCGGCTCCGCGATACTAGCATGTCTGTCTTTCCTGGAGCATCAGCGCGCGGTGCGCACCTCGTCCATCTTGGTCCTCTACCTCCTGTCGACTATCCCCATGGATGCCGCTCGCACTCGAACCCTTTGGCGAATGCTAGATGGACGAGACCCGGCCATTGCTGTTATGGTGCTGGCAAGTACCAAGGTTTGCGCCCTGGTCACTGAGGTGCTGTGGAAATGTTCGTTGGTAAACAGACATGAACTATGCGACGCACCAGAGGAGAGCAATGGTATCATTGAACGAGCGCTTATGCTGCGAATGATGCCGATCTTCTGGGCTGGGTACCGCACGCCGCTACAAACTGAACATCTTTCCAAGCTTGACACCAAATTGCAGAATGCCCAATTGAGGCCGACCGAAAAAG GACCAAAGAGGAACCAAGCGCCGATCAAGCTTGCAAaagagatcttcttctctcacaTTATCGAGTTTCTGGCACCCATATTCCCCCGACTCTGCTACCTCGCCTTGACCTTTGCCCAACCATTCCTCGTCCGTCGAGCGATCGACTACATTTCGAAACCAAAGACCGACGGCTCAAAGGAGAGAGGTGATGGACTCATTGCAGCATATGCTCTTGTCTACTATGGTATTGCG TTCGTCTCTTCACTGTACGAGCAAAGCGCTGTTCGAGCCACTACCGTTGTCCGCGCCGACTTGTCTATGCGAATCTACCAGCAATCACTCCTTCTGGATCGCGTCGTGGACACAGGAGATTCAAGtacgacgatgatgactgCTGATGTCGAGCGTGTACAGCTCGGAGTCCGCAAGATACACGATGCTTGGGCGAGCTTTGTATCTGTTGCAATTGGACTCTGGTTAATTGAAGCACAGCTAGGCCTTGCAGCCTTAGTCACTTTGGGGCTAATCGGAG GCTCCTTGCTGCTTGGCGGGTATTGGTCAGGACGCGCTAGCAGATTCCAGAAGAACTGGATGGCGGCCATTGAGAAGCGTCTTCACAAGACAGTCCAAGTTTTAAAGGGTATCAAGAGTATCAAGCAGATGGGCGCGGCGCCAGCGATAAAGGCCATGCTTGAATATGAGAGACAATCGGAGATCAAGCTATCAAAGAGATTCAGACTGCAGCTCATTGCACTGGTGACCTTGT CCTTCACCTCTCTTACCATGCTCCCTGCCCTGGGTCTCAGTGTACACAACGCCGTAGCGGACAAGTCATCAGGACGAATCCTGACCGCTCAAACAGCCTTCCAGGTCATGactctcttcaacatcgtcagcTCAAGCATACAAGACTGCACATCCCACGTAATGGCCATTATGGTAGGCCTCGGCTCACTGCAACGTATTGAGAGCTTCCTCAACCAGCATACCTGGACAGATCCTCGAAAATCGATCAGAGATGCTAGCATCAGTACAGATGAGAGCTCTGTTGGTGGTACaagcgagaagaaggtcCTCACTGACGTGGCTGTCAAGATACAGAACGTCAGCGCGAAGTGGACTGAAGACGGTGAAGCGGTTATTAAGGACGCTACATTTGATGTGCCAGCTCATGGATTGACTGTAATTGCTGGACCGACAGGTAGTGGAAAGTCGACACTGCTGCGTGTCGTACTTGGTGATCTTGCGCCGTCCTCTGGAACCGTGTCGGTTGACGACTCACAAGTTGCTTTCTGTGACCAGACTCCGTGGATCGCTAACATCATTATCAAAGAGAACATCGTCGGCGCTTTGCCTTTCTATGAAGAGCGATATCGAATGGCGCTTCATGCATGCGCGCTTGATCAGGATATCGAGGATCTTACGGATGGGGATAAGCATTTGTGTGGATTGAATGGACAGTCTGTCAGTGGAGGACAGAAAGTTCGCATT GCTCTAGCGCGTGCCATCTACTCCAAGGCTacccttgttcttcttgacgatTGTCTGGTAGGTCTTGACACTAACACTGAGCGCCACATCCTCGGTGAGATCTTCGCACCCCGAGGTCTTCTCAGCAGTGCTCCCACCACGACTATCCTCGCCACAAGTTCAC CGAGATACCTTCCATTCGCCAACTACATAATCCTCATTGACGCCGACGGTCGTGTTGTTCGGCAAGGCACATACGCTGAGATCGCACCACATATTGAACAGCTCGAACATGACGTGCTACAAGTATCAGATCGTGCCTTTACTGCACGAGAACCTAGAGCCCAAGACTCTGACGAACTACCCAACACTGCAATCACAAATGACATCGCCTTCAAGAAAGGCGCCAATGGTGATTGGGCTGTGTATAAGTGGTACTTTGGAGTCATCGGCTGGATGGATTTTATCGTCTTTCTGTTTCTCTGCTTGCTATTCGTGATAGGCGTCATATTTCCAC AAATCTGGCTTGGACTCTGGACGGAGAAGAGTCTCCAGGACCAAATCGATACACTCCCGTCATTCTATGGCGTTTTCTTTGGAGTTGGCTCGATGGCCTGGGTAGCTCTCTTTTCAGCATGTGTCTGGCTCTTCCTACGCATCGCAGTTCGGACTGCGGCTTTGTTTCACCATCTTATTCTTGCTACAACACTAAA AATGGATTTCTTCTCGCAGACGGACAGTGGAGTCACGTTAAACAG ATTTAGCCAGGACCTGCAGATCACCGACATGGAGCTACCACTAGCTTTCGTTGGCGCCACGATGAACTTGCTGATGCTTATCGCGCAGTGCATCGTTGTCACCATCCAATCTCACTACGCTGGCTTTGCAATTTTGGCAATTGCTATTGTAATTGGATTCTTTCATGAGTTTTATCTTCGAACATCTCGAAGACTTCGTGTCATGGATATCGAGGCAAGGTCACCTGTCTTGtcccttcttctcgagtCTCTTGATGGACTCGCTACTGTACGTGCATATGGTTGGGCAGCATGGTACTTACGAAGAGGaatcgaggttcttgagcgaTCACAAGTGCCTTTCCACTTCTTACAGTCTGCACAAGTTACACTCAACCTCTCAGTAGACCTGTTCGTGGCGACTCTGGCTCTTGTGGTCATATCCATCGCTGTTGTCCAGATGAACACCAGTGGCGGTAGTCTTGGCCTCGCGCTGTTTAACATCGTGGGTCTTGGGCAATCAGTCAAGGGTGTTGTATTCTTCTGGACTTCACTTGAGATCACACTTGGTGCAGTAGCTCGTATCAGGGACTTTACTCAAGACACGCACTCGGAACATGAGTCGGATACGAAGCCTCCGGCGGAGTGGCCGTCGAGGGGAGAGATTCACTTCAGCGATGTTACGCTCACTCATTC AACCTCGTTGCCACCAACTATCTCAAATCTTACACTGGATATCAAGCCAGGTTCCAAGATGGCTATTTGCGGCCGGACGGGAAG CGGAAAGAGCACACTGGTCAATTCATTGCTTGGCCTGGTACAGGTGTCTTCAGGTCTCATCAGTATTGACGATGTTGACATCTCAACCCTGGCCAAGGATGAAGTGCGGTCTCGCTTCGTTGTTCTTCCGCAAGAGTCACTCATTCTCTCGGTGAGTATACGAGAGTATGCAAAGCTCTTCGGCATTTCAGACGAGCAAGAGATCATCCAAGGCCTAAAGAAGACTGGCCTCTGGCAGACCATTGAGCAAGGAGGCGGTCTAGATATGATCGCTTCAAGCGACACCTTCTCCCACGGAGAGCGCCAGCTGTTCGCCATGACATTAGCTTGCCtcaagaagggaaagatTGTCTTGATGGATGAACCAACCAGCCA CGTCGACAATGATATCCAGACTCAACTGCGCCAGACAGTATTTGACACGTTCCCTGATAGCACTGTCCTTTGCGTCACGCATCAGGTTGCAACGATAGTTGAATTTGATATAGTTCTAGTACTAGATGATGGCAAGATTGTTGAGCAAGGTGACCCCAAGGAACTACTGCGTCAGCCAAACTCTCGCTTCGCACAGCTGTACTCAGCTGGTGAGCTTTGA